gatttGGGCTCGATTTTGAGAAATTGAGTGTGAGGAAGAGAAATGGAGAGAATGACAGTGAAGAGGAAGGGGGAAGTGACGCCGACCGAAGAAGGAATAAGGGCGACGACTCTCCGGCCTCTCAGcagcggcggcagcggcggattcgagagagagagagtagaaaTCACGTACAGAGAGAGAGTAGCAGGCAGCCCAAAACATCAACTTAACATcaacttaattaaattagtcaatttaattaagaaataaaataacattaattaaagcactaattatgtggtccctactaatTTAACATCAACTTTACCTCTCCTAAATACCTGTGCCCAAAACAAAGGAgactttattattgggacggagggagtactatttatagTACTATTTACAATTAAAacatgaatttttaattagaaattttaaattaactGTAAACTTAATTAagtgataattaattttatgattagaataaaattgaatactttttttgaaaacaaaattgaatatttatttgtaTGCTATTATGCTtttctgctctctctctttttttcttttgcaaaATCATGATATTTTGttaatgaaaatttattattatattaaagatcacgacaagagatttaatttgatatattatatataaaaatgatttgtcaatcaaaaaaattaaatatatgtctttaagtaatttaaaatattcaaatGATACAATATtaatattgtgtgtgtgtgtgttatataaatataatgtgTATAGAAATTATAATCTCACAAAAAATTTATATAGTCGAAATTATGTATTTGTCAAATTTGATCTTGAGTCATTTTTCGATTGAAAAAGATGATGACTGAAATTGtaaatatattagtatatacatgtaaaaatttaaatttagtgattattagattttatttaaatatgggTTATTGACATATAAATACACCAACTACGGATTGATTTTGGTTtttaacacaaattttaaaaagtgtaaaaaaaaaCACCAACTTATTGATTCtagtaattttaacatgaaTTCTATTTACGGGCAAATTAAAGCTTACTTAGCATGCCGAAATGTTGATATGGACAAATTagattgtagtaattttaacacgAATTCAAATTGCcgaattatattaaattataagatATTTATTTTGGTTCGTTTCCAATTGTATTTATGAAAGTAAATAGATTAATTCCTGTTAAAATTACAATCAATAAGTTGGTATattttttgacatttttttaagttcatgttaaaaaccaaaatatgtccaaaattggtgtatttataTGCCAATAACcctttaatatttataataaaattatattttattgtatttataaatttttgtaatatatatacatgtttaaactaactaattttttatttaaatatttataataattttgagGAACTAACTAGTGCATGGTTacgagaaatatttttatataacaaAAATACTAGTGTTAAtgctaattatatttaaatgcaGTCTAATGAAAGGTGGTATTTCTATATGTACATGttacattttaaaataaaaggatTGGGATAGAAAGCGaatgaaaaataaagataagATTTATAATATGAATTGATGTTCCTTTCTCCTTGAAGGACTGATGAAATTTTGAAGAGTCAAAGCAGTCTAAATAAGAAAATGATTAGGTGAACTACTAATACAATATTTAATGTGTGTCTGCTTGAAAATTCAATTCTAAATTTCGTTTCTAGATAAGAAACTTTTATTGCAGGAGCTTTCCTATGATCATTCATCCCTGAATAAGATCCAATATTTCATAAATAATGTTCCATTCCATGTCTCACACTTAAAATTACTACCTCAAACTCCATAAACATGTATAGGTGTTTTCAACACAAAGACTTCATAtattgatagtgaagaaaaGACTTCATATTAAGAATGTTGTTAAGTATATTGTGAATAAATAAGTGAATTAATTATAAGGTTAAAATTGTTCAAGTTATATGTGAGGTGGTATCCAAAATAGAGTATGCATAAATTTGAGCGACGTACCAAAAAAATCATATAGGGGAGTACATAGCTTAGCACGAGAAAGATTTCCTTCCTTTGCAGATGAAGATATTTGTGAAAACATTTCCTTCattttcgggccgtcccaacgaagatacTACAAttctaaatatgaaaaaaataagggattctAATTATAGAATtataactaattaatcaatcccttattatcttctatctcctactttatcacttttatactacacacttaCAACATTAATTTACAATTCCTTAAATcctgtgtcgaaaagaaatgtATCGTCTTAGTTGGGACGAACGGAGTATAATATTGATCAGTTTTAACTGTGAGAGGTAGAGTGACGCCATCTCTGAAACACTGAATCTCATCCAATACTTCCCCACCTTAACATTAATCATTTTATAAATAGCACAACACATACCTCTCAAACACCACAAACACAAACCCCTCTTATCAAAATCACAAATCATGAAAATAACTCCTCCATCAATCTCAACTCTCTCATTAATCTTCCTCGTTTTAACCTGGTCAACCTCATGGGCTGATGAACAAGACGATTTCCTCGCATGCCTCTCCCAACAATGCGACAACTACGCCTCCATCTCCGCCGTCGTCTACACCCCCGCAAACTCTTCCTACACTTCCATCCTCGATTCCTCTATCCGCAACACGAGATTCTTATCCGAATCCACCCCTAAACCGCAGGTGATCATAACCCCGGTCTACGAAACCCAGATCCCGCCGGTCATATCCTGCGCCAAACAAACCGGTCTCGAGATCAGAACCCGAAGCGGCGGCCACGACATGGAGGGGCTGTCCTACGTGGCACAAGTCCCGTTCGTGATCATTGACTTGGTCAACCTCAGCGAAGTCACCGTCGACGTCGAGAATAAAACCGCGTGGGTCGGAGCCGGCGCCACCACCGGCGTCGTGTACTACAGGATCGCGGAGAAAAGTTCGGCTCTCGGATTCCCGGGGGCCATCTGCACGACGGTCGGCGTCGGCGGGCACTACGGCGGGGGAGGCTACGGCGCGCTGCTGAGGAAATACGGCCTCGCCGGAGATAACGTCGTCGACGCGAGAATAGTCAACGCCAACGGCACGATCCTCGACAGGGCATCCATGGGCGAGGATCTGTTCTGGGCGATCAGGGGCGGCTGCGCCGCCAGCTTCGGCGTGGTCACTGCTTGGAAGATACAGCTCGTCGATGTTCCAGAAACAGTCACTGTTTTCTCAATCGTGAGGACTGTTGAAGAACAGAACGCCACTCAGCTGTGGGAGCGGTGGCAATACGTGGCGCCGCAAGCCGAGAAAGATTTGTTCGTCGGAGTCATCGTGTACAGAGTGAACACGACGGTGTTTGTGAATTTCTTCTCGGCTTACCAAGGCGGCGCCGACAGTTTAGTTTCATACATGCAAGAAATCTTCCCTGAGCTAGGGCTAGTGAGAGAAGACTGCACAGAGATGAGCTGGGTCGAATCCACCTTGTTTAGCAACCAAATGCCGATCGATCCACTAGATGCTCTGCTCAACCGGACTCAGCCCGGCCTCAGACAGCTCAAAGCCAAGTCGGATTATGTCCGAACCGCGCTTCCTTTGGAAGCGATCGAAGGCATGGTGAGTATGCTACGTGAACCAGAAGCGGACGAGACTATTTACTACATGGTTCCATACGGTGGAAGAATGGAAGAAATATCAGAATCATTCACACCGTTTCCTCACAGAGCTGGTGCGCTCTACAAACTCGCCGGCTTAACTTACTGGCAAGACTCCGAGGCTGCAGATGCAGACAGTTACCTAAGCTGGAGCCGCAGGTATTACGAATACATGACTCCTTATGTCTCGAGCTCGCCCAGGGAAGCGTATCTCAACTACAGAGATCTCGACATCGGAGTGAATAACGTTGTCGGTGAGACGAGTTACGAGCAAGCCAGTATTTGGGGGAAGCCTTACTACAAGGATAATTTCGATCGTCTTGTTCAGGTGAAAACCGCCGTGGATCCGGAGAATTTCTTCAGGAATGAACAGAGCATTCCGCCGGTGGCGACGACCGTCGCGGATATTTAAGTATTGGGGTTTTAGATATTTTTGTTGACTAGTTTTGAATAAGGCTATTTAAGTAtggaaattttggtatttttgttTATGTAGTTTTGAATAAGTATCCTAACTGAgcaatttataataattgtattaaagtTTTGATGAGGCTCGACCTTTAATCAGCGTTTCTTGTGTTTTTATGGATTTTtagatttttcttttccttttttcctATAAATATCAGTTAGGTGAAGTGGGGATGCTAGAGTGACTTTCCAACAaatttgtttcaatttttcaaTCACATAATCAGTATTCTGCAACCCCAAATTTACAGAGTGATTGCCAAACAAATACTCCAGCAAACACTTCAACGCCATGCATTAGTTTTCCTTTCCCATAAAAGAATCACATAAACAAgtaaacaaacaaataaaaatctaaTCTTGGAAATGTGAATTGGAGAAACGATTTCGAGATTCACAGCTGTAAATAGTTACTATTAAAATCTGAAGATAATAAAATTTGACAACTAGATTACAAAAAATTGAAGGGCCACGTTATCTCtttgttttaaataaaaaaatttaaaatgaatgtTGTCATGTGATGTCAAATATGATGCAAGAATGAGTAGGGCGGCTATAGGACTTGACTAAGTCaataatcaaacaagatatGAACGTGACGGGTGCTAGTgaaatttcaaatatataagtcCAAGTATTATCAGTATGGCTTTTATAATATGGGAGAATTATGtacatcataatcatcattaaTGTGAAAATGTGTAATTGCGATCGAGATTAGTTCATTTATTATCGAAGTCAAGTTCGAAATTAATGtacatttcaaaaaaaaaaaaaaaaccgttCGAAATCAATGTGTCTAATTTTTCAAAGGATATGATAATGtatggaatgagattcagtgtaccatatTTTACGTtctacttttaattttatttattttctcatatattttttcttcaattttaattttacatgttttagtttttttttttgtgattattaactagagtTTACTCCATCAAATTAGGGTACATaactattttttatcatttaatttcacttttattagctaataattgattgataaattcaaagtcatggtatatatatatatatatataattttttgaaataaaattcaagtataattcatagtattataataaattttgtttttataaaaaaatatttttaaactaATAGATATAAAAATGGAACATAGTggtacacataaaattgtgggacattGGATCTCATCCTGTTATGTACAATGAAgtttttacatattttatttttcaaaacttGTTCTTTACTCGATATTTTTAATCTTCACATCTATTTGACATGATGGACATCCATCGAAACACGTTAAAACTCCGGCAGACAAATATTTTTATGAGccacaaacaagaaaaaaatgaaataaagtgacaaatattttgtaattatcCTAAAGTTatgacatttaaaaaaaatactaaaaggATATTAGGTTATAAAGTGGCGTTCGCCTAACTTTCAATTTGTTATGATTTAGAAATTAAACTATTCCAATTTAAATCCATTTCAaagtattatatattttctaaagtACGTTATTGTAATTATTCTTAATCAAATTCCTTGAAATTAATGGTGATTCCCGTTTATTATCCCATAAAATACTAACCATTTTTAATAATACTTGGACTTTATTTGAAATTGCACCAACACCTGTCACCACCATCATATCTTATTTGATCATTGACTTCATCAACCATTATAGCCGCCCTACTCATTCTTCCATCATATTATCTCGAAATAGATATGATTAATCACATATAtaatatcttaattaatttaatcaacGTGGAAAGAGAATCACAATCAGGGAGTTGCTAGACTATCTTTATCAACAACCTACATCAACTCAACTTTTATGTTTTATCAATAACCTACTACAACTTaaatactttttcttttttattaattgttgtcatattttttaattataaaatgccAAATGGCATTATCTCATTTAATTGAAAAGGTTGATGACCTTGGCTGGTCTGCAATTTTTTGGACAATCGTTATCATGCTTaccaatattttattaattttttggttTAATCTTTTTGTCTTCTAGTTACGACGGGTGGTAGATGGTCATGGACAAATGTAGCCTTACTAGCACAAACTttctacaaaaaagaaaaaaattataaatagaattaaataacaATGAAAAATGATTCCaacacaattaaaataaatctgTTTCAACTACAAATGGTTCAGTAACGAGCCTTATtcaaaaacaaaataatcaaaGCATGCTTTCACACTAAATCAGAACAAAATATCTAAACCCCCATACTTAAATACCGGCGGCGGACTTGCACACCGGCGGAATGCTCTGTTCATTCCTGAAGAAATTATCCGGATCCACGGCGGTCTTCACCCGAACAAGACGATCGAAATTATCCTTGTAGTAAGGCTTCCCCCAAACGCTGGCTTGCTCGTAACTCGTCTCACCGACAACGTTATTCACTCCGATGTCGAGATCTCTGTAGTTGAGATACGCTTCCCTGGGCGAGCTCGAGACGTAAGGAGTCGTGTATTCGTAATACTTGCGGCTCCAGCTTATGTATCTGTCTGCATCTGCTGCCTCGGAG
The genomic region above belongs to Salvia miltiorrhiza cultivar Shanhuang (shh) chromosome 5, IMPLAD_Smil_shh, whole genome shotgun sequence and contains:
- the LOC130985069 gene encoding tetrahydroberberine oxidase-like codes for the protein MKITPPSISTLSLIFLVLTWSTSWADEQDDFLACLSQQCDNYASISAVVYTPANSSYTSILDSSIRNTRFLSESTPKPQVIITPVYETQIPPVISCAKQTGLEIRTRSGGHDMEGLSYVAQVPFVIIDLVNLSEVTVDVENKTAWVGAGATTGVVYYRIAEKSSALGFPGAICTTVGVGGHYGGGGYGALLRKYGLAGDNVVDARIVNANGTILDRASMGEDLFWAIRGGCAASFGVVTAWKIQLVDVPETVTVFSIVRTVEEQNATQLWERWQYVAPQAEKDLFVGVIVYRVNTTVFVNFFSAYQGGADSLVSYMQEIFPELGLVREDCTEMSWVESTLFSNQMPIDPLDALLNRTQPGLRQLKAKSDYVRTALPLEAIEGMVSMLREPEADETIYYMVPYGGRMEEISESFTPFPHRAGALYKLAGLTYWQDSEAADADSYLSWSRRYYEYMTPYVSSSPREAYLNYRDLDIGVNNVVGETSYEQASIWGKPYYKDNFDRLVQVKTAVDPENFFRNEQSIPPVATTVADI